A single region of the Erythrobacter sp. genome encodes:
- a CDS encoding NAD(P)/FAD-dependent oxidoreductase, whose translation MVTHDMVDSAARQAPPRDTAEGEDFAVPARASQRRGGTVNAGSRKTQIVVVGGGAGGLELVRRLGSKFGRKHHDIILVDQNLTHIWKPLLHEVAAGSLDANLDEVGYRGHCYRWGYRFFQGSLEGIDRENKRIHLAPVHDEDGSELIAGHSIRYDILAIAVGSISNDFGVPGVKEHCIYLDSREQADRFRTKLLNHCLRVSRAMMANPDADERVKIAIVGAGATGVELAAELYNAAAALRHYGLEVFDESRLDVTLLEAGPRILPALPERLSKAARHELERLGVEVRENTQVVEARPRVLETKDGTAIEADLMVWAAGVKGAPFLSELGLETTPRHQILVRDTLQTMTDDSIFALGDCASFTPEGSTVPIPPRAQAAHQMANTVFDNIVRMQKGKPLKKFVYQDKGSLISLSRFSTVGSLMGNLVGGSLAVEGRLARLIYTSLYRLHLLGIHGWLKGTFLMLIGRVNRIVRPKLKLH comes from the coding sequence ATGGTGACACACGACATGGTCGATAGCGCCGCAAGGCAGGCCCCGCCGCGCGACACGGCGGAAGGCGAGGATTTCGCCGTGCCTGCGCGCGCGTCACAGCGGCGTGGCGGGACCGTCAACGCAGGCAGCCGCAAGACCCAGATCGTCGTCGTTGGCGGCGGTGCGGGCGGGCTCGAGCTGGTGCGCCGGCTGGGCTCGAAATTCGGGCGCAAGCACCACGACATCATCCTCGTCGACCAGAACCTCACCCATATCTGGAAGCCCCTTTTGCACGAGGTCGCGGCCGGCTCGCTCGACGCCAATCTCGATGAGGTCGGCTATCGCGGCCATTGCTACCGCTGGGGCTACCGTTTCTTCCAGGGCAGCCTCGAAGGTATCGATCGCGAAAACAAGCGGATCCACCTTGCCCCGGTCCACGACGAGGACGGCAGCGAGCTGATCGCGGGCCATTCGATCCGTTACGACATCCTAGCTATTGCGGTCGGGTCGATTTCGAACGATTTCGGCGTGCCGGGCGTGAAGGAGCACTGCATCTACCTCGATTCGCGCGAACAGGCCGACCGGTTCCGCACGAAGCTGCTCAATCACTGCCTGCGCGTCAGCCGGGCGATGATGGCGAATCCCGATGCGGACGAGCGGGTGAAGATCGCGATCGTCGGTGCCGGGGCGACGGGGGTGGAGCTTGCCGCCGAACTCTACAACGCCGCCGCGGCGCTCAGGCATTACGGGCTCGAGGTGTTCGACGAGAGTCGGCTCGACGTCACCCTGCTCGAAGCGGGGCCGCGCATCCTGCCCGCCCTGCCCGAACGCCTGTCGAAAGCCGCGCGCCACGAACTCGAACGGCTCGGTGTCGAAGTGCGCGAGAACACGCAGGTGGTCGAGGCGCGCCCGCGCGTGCTCGAAACGAAGGACGGCACCGCGATCGAGGCCGACCTCATGGTCTGGGCCGCAGGCGTGAAGGGCGCGCCCTTCCTGTCCGAACTGGGCCTTGAGACGACGCCGCGCCACCAGATCCTCGTGCGTGACACGCTCCAGACCATGACCGACGACAGCATCTTCGCGCTGGGCGACTGCGCCTCCTTCACGCCCGAGGGAAGCACCGTCCCCATCCCCCCGCGCGCGCAGGCCGCGCACCAGATGGCGAACACGGTGTTCGACAACATCGTGCGGATGCAGAAGGGCAAGCCGCTCAAGAAATTCGTCTACCAGGACAAGGGCTCGCTCATCTCGCTCTCGCGCTTCTCGACCGTGGGGAGCCTGATGGGCAATCTCGTCGGCGGGAGCCTCGCGGTCGAGGGGCGGCTGGCGCGGCTGATCTACACCTCGCTCTACCGCCTCCACCTGCTCGGCATCCACGGCTGGCTCAAGGGCACCTTCCTGATGCTGATCGGGCGCGTGAACCGCATCGTGCGGCCCAAGCTCAAGCTCCACTAG
- a CDS encoding Lrp/AsnC family transcriptional regulator: MANLDEIDKRLLAELQAEGRVTNVELAQRVGLTAPPCLRRVRGLEEEGVIRGYHADLDPSKLGFAITVFAMVSLKSQAESALREFEEHMRELPEVRECHMLNGEIDFILKIVSQDLQSFQEFLTGKLTPAPNVESVKTSLTIRTSKHEPGVPL; encoded by the coding sequence ATGGCCAATCTGGACGAAATCGACAAACGCCTGCTTGCCGAACTGCAGGCCGAGGGGCGGGTCACGAATGTCGAGCTCGCACAGCGCGTCGGGCTGACCGCGCCGCCGTGCCTGCGCCGCGTGCGCGGGCTCGAGGAAGAGGGCGTGATTCGCGGCTACCACGCCGATCTCGACCCGTCGAAGCTGGGCTTTGCGATCACCGTGTTCGCCATGGTCAGCCTCAAGAGCCAGGCTGAAAGCGCCCTGCGCGAATTCGAGGAGCATATGCGCGAACTGCCCGAAGTGCGCGAGTGCCATATGCTCAACGGCGAGATCGACTTCATCCTCAAGATCGTCAGCCAGGACCTCCAGAGCTTCCAGGAATTTCTCACCGGCAAGCTGACACCCGCGCCGAACGTCGAAAGCGTCAAGACCTCGCTCACCATCCGCACCTCGAAGCACGAGCCGGGCGTCCCGCTCTGA
- a CDS encoding histidine kinase dimerization/phospho-acceptor domain-containing protein produces MFFDDRLATVLRQRVSSEAGRRTQFRQLLDILGNRRRTDEEGRDHSLLAAAWLRMDALADVIPAEDRARMVREPGWRLRSAELTAHLADFEPEVAAAALTRAELSAQDWTALIPRLPLRARGFLRLRRDLPLDAEALLERLGIHDRGLPRPGDQAADAQGGAMQEPAAPAGVRPERDATPPGQTLPETARPEPEPEPEPGPEPEADPARSEISALVERIARFRRERETTPAERDPAPGLPLDLPDEEPRGERPVAAFGFAADSAGRIEWAEPEVAPMVIGARLVRRRALLGTGEESALERAFARRQPIAHGAAALSGAPAISGEWVVDARPRFTDDGVFAGYVGRFRRPVETPARPTAAAREADRIRQLLHELRTPVTAVQGYAEVIQQQLFGPAPHEYRALAAAIAADAARILAGFAELDRLARLETGTQDIARGHADLAAAATRTANQLAQVLAPRLSGIEFDPPADRPVEVTLDPDELDALLWRLLATLGGGCAAGEMLTASLAPAFAHDARQGEAGPVGVARLTCEIPAQLLAEEDVFAAEARPASSAINAGLFGAGFALRLARAEARAAGGDLVRRDEELVLTLPLVSEAGEAEPDPREETGGKVS; encoded by the coding sequence ATGTTCTTCGACGACCGCCTTGCAACCGTGCTGCGCCAGCGCGTCTCGAGCGAGGCGGGTCGGCGCACGCAGTTCAGGCAGTTGCTCGACATTCTCGGCAATCGACGCCGGACAGACGAGGAAGGGCGCGATCACAGCCTGCTCGCCGCGGCATGGCTGCGGATGGACGCGCTTGCCGACGTCATTCCGGCGGAGGACCGCGCGCGGATGGTGCGCGAGCCGGGCTGGCGACTGCGCAGCGCCGAGCTGACCGCGCATCTCGCCGATTTCGAACCCGAGGTCGCCGCCGCCGCGCTGACGCGGGCGGAACTGAGCGCGCAGGACTGGACCGCGCTCATCCCCCGCCTGCCGCTGCGCGCGCGCGGTTTCCTGCGGCTGCGGCGCGACCTGCCGCTCGATGCCGAAGCGCTGCTCGAACGGCTCGGCATCCACGATCGCGGGCTGCCCCGACCCGGGGACCAGGCGGCTGATGCGCAAGGCGGGGCGATGCAGGAACCGGCCGCTCCCGCCGGGGTGCGGCCGGAGCGGGACGCAACCCCGCCCGGCCAGACACTGCCGGAGACCGCGCGCCCCGAACCCGAACCCGAACCCGAACCCGGACCCGAACCCGAAGCCGACCCCGCCCGCAGCGAGATTTCCGCGCTGGTCGAACGTATCGCGCGCTTCCGCCGCGAGCGCGAGACCACGCCTGCCGAACGCGACCCTGCGCCCGGCCTGCCGCTCGACCTGCCGGACGAGGAGCCGCGCGGGGAGCGCCCGGTCGCGGCCTTCGGCTTCGCCGCCGACAGCGCCGGGCGGATCGAATGGGCCGAGCCCGAGGTCGCCCCGATGGTGATCGGCGCGCGGCTGGTGCGGCGCAGGGCGCTGCTCGGCACGGGCGAGGAAAGCGCGCTCGAACGCGCCTTCGCCCGTCGCCAGCCGATCGCCCATGGCGCTGCGGCGCTTTCGGGCGCTCCGGCGATCAGCGGCGAGTGGGTGGTCGATGCGCGTCCGCGCTTCACCGACGACGGGGTGTTCGCGGGCTATGTCGGGCGCTTCCGCCGGCCTGTCGAAACCCCCGCTCGCCCGACTGCCGCCGCGCGCGAGGCCGACCGCATCCGCCAGCTGCTCCACGAGTTGCGCACCCCCGTGACCGCAGTGCAGGGCTATGCCGAGGTCATCCAGCAGCAGCTTTTCGGCCCCGCACCGCACGAATACCGCGCGCTCGCCGCCGCCATCGCCGCGGATGCCGCGCGCATCCTCGCCGGATTCGCCGAACTCGACCGGCTCGCCCGGCTCGAGACCGGCACGCAGGACATCGCGCGCGGCCACGCCGATCTCGCCGCTGCCGCGACCCGCACCGCGAACCAGCTTGCACAGGTGCTCGCCCCGCGTCTGTCGGGCATCGAGTTCGACCCGCCCGCCGACCGCCCGGTCGAGGTGACGCTCGACCCGGACGAGCTCGATGCGCTCTTGTGGCGGCTGCTGGCGACGCTCGGCGGAGGCTGCGCGGCGGGCGAGATGCTGACCGCCTCGCTCGCTCCGGCCTTCGCCCATGACGCGCGGCAGGGCGAGGCGGGACCGGTCGGCGTGGCCCGGCTGACCTGCGAGATTCCGGCGCAGCTGCTCGCCGAAGAGGACGTCTTCGCCGCCGAAGCGCGCCCCGCATCGAGCGCGATCAACGCCGGGCTGTTCGGCGCGGGCTTCGCGCTCAGGCTCGCCCGGGCCGAAGCGCGCGCGGCGGGCGGCGACCTCGTGCGGCGCGACGAAGAACTGGTGCTGACCCTGCCATTAGTGTCCGAGGCGGGCGAAGCCGAACCTGACCCGCGCGAGGAAACGGGGGGAAAGGTTTCTTAG
- a CDS encoding polysaccharide deacetylase family protein, whose product MYHAPLPVSADEAGGIAAIAPGEAARFAPGFGRRVLLTIDTEEEFDWSVPFAREATATSHTRAFAGFQAICEDIGAHPVWLVDWPIAHDPVAVEVLGEAARAGRADIGIHLHPWVNPPFAEAVNARNSYAGNLPPALEAEKFARLKGRVEEAFGVSPAIYRAGRYGFGPHTAGILKDHGIALDTSMRPLFDYRADGGPDYRAYPAHPWWMDAERSLLEVPVTSIHAGALAALGPRLAQLAGRVPGGPGLLARLRLSERIALTPEGVSVAEALRGIDAALAAGLPLIVLSFHSPSLAPGHTPYVRSEGDVAALHDWLRAIYARLDAAGVHSANVADILAAVRR is encoded by the coding sequence ATGTATCACGCCCCGCTCCCCGTGTCCGCCGACGAGGCGGGCGGCATCGCCGCAATCGCGCCCGGCGAGGCGGCGCGCTTCGCCCCGGGTTTCGGGCGGCGGGTGCTGCTCACGATCGACACCGAGGAGGAATTCGACTGGTCCGTCCCCTTCGCCCGCGAGGCGACGGCGACAAGCCACACGCGCGCCTTTGCAGGCTTCCAGGCCATTTGCGAGGACATCGGCGCGCATCCGGTCTGGCTGGTCGACTGGCCGATCGCGCATGACCCGGTCGCCGTCGAGGTGCTCGGCGAAGCGGCCCGTGCGGGCCGCGCAGACATCGGCATCCACCTCCACCCTTGGGTCAACCCGCCTTTCGCCGAGGCGGTGAACGCGCGCAATTCCTATGCCGGGAACCTTCCCCCGGCGCTCGAAGCGGAGAAGTTCGCCCGGCTGAAAGGGCGGGTCGAGGAGGCTTTCGGAGTCTCCCCCGCGATCTATCGCGCAGGGCGATACGGCTTCGGCCCGCACACCGCCGGAATTCTGAAAGACCACGGGATCGCGCTCGACACCTCGATGCGTCCGCTGTTCGATTACCGCGCCGACGGCGGGCCTGACTACCGCGCGTATCCGGCCCATCCGTGGTGGATGGACGCGGAGCGCAGCCTGCTCGAGGTGCCCGTCACCAGTATCCATGCCGGCGCGCTGGCGGCGCTCGGCCCGCGCCTGGCGCAGCTTGCCGGACGCGTCCCGGGCGGGCCGGGCCTCCTCGCGCGGCTGCGTCTGAGCGAAAGGATCGCACTCACCCCCGAAGGCGTGAGCGTGGCCGAGGCCCTGCGCGGGATCGATGCGGCGCTGGCGGCGGGATTGCCGCTCATCGTGCTGTCCTTCCACAGCCCGAGCCTCGCCCCCGGCCACACGCCCTATGTCCGCAGCGAAGGCGATGTCGCCGCGCTCCACGACTGGCTGCGCGCGATCTACGCGCGGCTCGATGCGGCGGGCGTGCATTCGGCGAACGTGGCCGACATTCTCGCCGCGGTCCGGCGCTGA
- a CDS encoding MFS transporter, producing the protein MSEPAAPALAAGDGAGETRVAPVGLLEQVTWASGSFATGALFNAMALFALFVMTSFLGISPALAGTIILVARIYDGIIDPLIGALSDRTRHRWGPRRIYLLVGALALGVSFALFFNLSALGLEGAPAAFAATALLLLYSTAYSIFTIPYLAMPPDIAPGYDERTRLMSFRVFFLLAGVTAGSAGAPALVGAIGTPEAGYRVMGTVLGLGAAGLCLVVFFASARLPRPERPAPPGALDAGALLVSPFIDTWRVFANAPFRLLTLVKLCQLAVLSTVLACTPYFFGLVLGLGTGEIGAYFGLFSIAGIISVPLWRRVIARFGKRETYLVLIVLYGLGLASWFAWVPGEPAFLLHARAVLIGAFSTGTLLCALAMLPDTMEYDRLQSGEGREGVMSGVFTFVENVAGALGPFIVGLLLEAGGLVTGGGPDTPQPQAVLDLVQWGVSIVPALFCLAALPLLWAYRLDEGVLARMRGE; encoded by the coding sequence GTGAGCGAGCCGGCCGCGCCTGCTCTCGCCGCAGGCGATGGCGCTGGTGAGACACGTGTGGCTCCGGTCGGCCTGCTGGAGCAGGTCACCTGGGCCTCGGGCTCCTTCGCTACGGGCGCGCTGTTCAACGCGATGGCGCTGTTCGCGCTGTTCGTGATGACGAGCTTCCTCGGCATCTCCCCGGCGCTTGCCGGCACGATCATCCTCGTCGCGCGGATCTATGACGGGATCATCGACCCGCTGATCGGCGCGCTATCCGATCGCACGCGGCACCGCTGGGGGCCGCGGCGGATCTACCTGCTGGTCGGCGCACTCGCACTGGGGGTGAGTTTCGCGCTGTTCTTCAACCTGTCGGCGCTGGGGCTGGAGGGCGCGCCTGCGGCTTTCGCCGCGACCGCGCTGCTGCTGCTCTATTCGACCGCCTATTCGATCTTCACCATCCCCTATCTCGCCATGCCGCCCGACATCGCGCCGGGTTACGACGAGCGCACGCGGCTGATGAGCTTTCGCGTCTTTTTCCTCCTTGCCGGGGTCACCGCCGGGTCTGCCGGGGCGCCCGCGCTGGTCGGGGCGATCGGCACGCCCGAGGCGGGCTATCGGGTGATGGGCACGGTGCTGGGGCTCGGGGCGGCGGGCCTGTGCCTCGTGGTCTTTTTCGCAAGCGCCCGGCTGCCGAGACCCGAGCGGCCCGCGCCGCCCGGCGCGCTCGATGCGGGAGCTCTGCTGGTCAGCCCCTTCATCGATACGTGGAGGGTCTTCGCCAATGCCCCGTTCCGCCTGCTGACGCTGGTGAAGCTGTGTCAGCTTGCCGTGCTCTCGACCGTGCTCGCCTGCACGCCCTATTTCTTCGGCCTCGTCCTCGGCCTCGGCACGGGCGAGATCGGGGCCTATTTCGGCCTCTTCAGCATCGCCGGGATCATCAGCGTGCCGCTGTGGCGGCGGGTCATCGCGCGCTTCGGCAAGCGCGAGACCTATCTCGTCCTCATCGTCCTTTACGGCCTTGGCCTTGCCTCGTGGTTCGCGTGGGTTCCGGGCGAGCCTGCCTTCCTGCTGCACGCGCGCGCGGTGCTGATCGGCGCGTTCTCGACCGGCACGCTGTTGTGCGCGCTCGCCATGCTGCCCGACACGATGGAATACGACCGGCTGCAATCGGGCGAGGGGCGCGAGGGCGTGATGAGCGGGGTGTTCACTTTCGTCGAGAACGTCGCGGGAGCGCTCGGCCCGTTCATCGTCGGCCTGCTGCTGGAGGCGGGCGGGCTGGTGACCGGGGGCGGGCCGGACACGCCCCAGCCGCAGGCCGTTCTCGACCTCGTGCAATGGGGCGTATCGATCGTGCCCGCATTGTTCTGCCTCGCCGCGCTGCCGCTGCTTTGGGCCTACCGGCTCGACGAGGGCGTGCTGGCCCGGATGCGGGGCGAATGA
- a CDS encoding PAP/fibrillin family protein, translating to MSDVGKIKQDLRAAIDACQSDGTYDDATFDRIHALIGELVPLTPVPRPIDRQDFVASPWASHYAQFGPRHTAGKPIRHVSSLKLQSFNAFGDIPIKVHEIDQEIRVEGRHYNNVTEITTPDDAHSARLIVWGRYDIPDPDEPQRYMVEFYAVEIAPPEGVSAEALREQFGLEPGSPLRRELKPPKLHSDVVYCDEDMRINFGSMGGVYVMNRKSTPGKSVSFA from the coding sequence ATGAGCGATGTCGGGAAGATCAAGCAGGACCTGCGCGCGGCGATCGATGCGTGCCAGAGCGATGGAACCTATGACGATGCGACCTTCGATCGCATCCATGCGCTGATCGGCGAGCTCGTCCCGCTCACCCCCGTCCCGCGTCCGATCGACCGGCAGGACTTCGTCGCCTCGCCCTGGGCCTCGCATTACGCCCAGTTCGGCCCGCGCCACACGGCGGGCAAGCCGATCCGCCACGTCTCCTCGCTGAAACTGCAGAGCTTCAACGCTTTCGGCGACATTCCGATCAAGGTCCACGAGATCGACCAGGAAATCCGCGTCGAAGGGCGCCACTACAACAACGTCACCGAGATCACGACGCCCGACGATGCCCATTCGGCGCGGCTGATCGTGTGGGGGCGCTACGACATCCCTGACCCGGACGAGCCGCAGCGTTACATGGTCGAATTCTATGCCGTCGAAATCGCCCCGCCCGAGGGCGTGAGTGCTGAGGCCCTGCGCGAGCAGTTCGGGCTCGAGCCGGGCAGCCCGCTGCGCCGCGAATTGAAGCCGCCGAAACTCCATTCCGACGTCGTCTATTGCGACGAGGATATGCGGATCAATTTCGGCAGCATGGGCGGGGTCTATGTCATGAATCGCAAGTCGACGCCGGGCAAGTCGGTCTCTTTCGCGTGA
- a CDS encoding aldehyde dehydrogenase family protein — protein MNEMTRPEASPGFTRPDAAADLALPAPALDAPGTGEGQTLIHAASEEPFAFVPHTPPEDADALVASARSAFEHGPWRAMPVTERADILRRISALVLEHAEELARLQTLETSIVISQSRGMHVARTAENFTFFADLLAGHAGESYEQSGRYLSIVTREPVGVAVLIAPWNAPLVLASMKLAAAISLGNSVIVKPSEYAPLAVLRLVELVRQAGVPEGVVQVACGTGPDIGNALVSHPGVDVVGFIGGTETGKRIMAAAAGSLKKVGLELGGKSANIVLASADQERAVDGSLMGIFAGNGEQCLAGSRILVEESVADEFIARFTARAKGLKVGDPFDPATEIGPMAFAAHFEKLLAFGETAHSDPAYTVLAGGTRVEGMDKGYFFAPTVVEASDNGSALCQTELFGPFVTIQRVADLDEALALANDSEYGLASYIWSDDLPSVMRARRVLRAGTVWVNTPMARDLRSPFGGYKQSGIGRDGLPGSIELFTEEKTTLIPQEPLDLPKMGCAGED, from the coding sequence ATGAACGAGATGACCAGGCCCGAGGCGTCGCCCGGTTTCACGAGGCCGGATGCAGCCGCCGACCTCGCCTTGCCCGCCCCTGCACTCGATGCGCCCGGCACCGGCGAAGGGCAGACCCTGATCCATGCGGCGAGCGAAGAGCCCTTCGCCTTCGTGCCGCACACCCCGCCCGAAGACGCCGACGCACTGGTCGCATCCGCGCGCAGCGCCTTCGAACACGGCCCTTGGCGCGCAATGCCCGTGACGGAGCGCGCGGACATCCTTCGGCGGATCAGCGCGCTCGTGCTCGAACACGCCGAGGAGCTTGCCCGGCTGCAGACGCTCGAAACCTCGATCGTGATTTCGCAGTCGCGCGGGATGCACGTCGCGCGCACGGCGGAGAATTTCACCTTCTTCGCCGACCTGCTCGCTGGGCACGCAGGCGAAAGCTACGAGCAATCGGGGCGCTACCTGTCCATCGTCACGCGCGAGCCGGTCGGCGTTGCCGTCCTGATCGCGCCGTGGAACGCGCCGCTGGTGCTCGCCTCGATGAAGCTTGCAGCCGCGATCTCGCTCGGCAACAGCGTGATCGTGAAGCCGTCCGAATACGCCCCGCTCGCCGTGCTGCGGCTGGTCGAACTGGTGCGCCAAGCAGGCGTGCCCGAAGGCGTGGTGCAGGTCGCCTGCGGGACCGGGCCGGACATCGGCAATGCTCTCGTCAGCCATCCGGGTGTCGACGTGGTCGGCTTCATCGGCGGGACCGAGACCGGCAAGCGGATCATGGCGGCGGCGGCGGGGAGCCTGAAGAAAGTGGGGCTCGAACTGGGCGGCAAATCGGCGAACATCGTCCTCGCTTCGGCGGACCAGGAACGCGCGGTCGACGGTTCGCTGATGGGCATTTTCGCCGGAAACGGGGAGCAATGCCTCGCCGGCTCGCGCATCCTCGTCGAGGAGAGCGTGGCGGACGAGTTCATCGCCCGCTTCACCGCGCGCGCCAAGGGATTGAAAGTGGGCGATCCCTTCGATCCGGCTACCGAGATCGGGCCGATGGCGTTCGCCGCGCATTTCGAGAAACTGCTCGCATTCGGCGAGACGGCACATTCGGACCCGGCCTACACCGTCCTTGCGGGAGGCACGCGGGTGGAGGGCATGGACAAGGGCTATTTCTTCGCCCCCACGGTGGTCGAGGCGAGCGACAATGGCTCGGCGCTGTGCCAGACCGAATTGTTCGGGCCTTTCGTCACGATCCAGCGGGTCGCCGATCTCGACGAGGCGCTGGCACTCGCCAACGACAGCGAATACGGCCTTGCCTCCTATATCTGGTCGGACGACCTGCCTTCGGTCATGCGCGCGCGGCGGGTGCTGCGCGCGGGCACGGTGTGGGTCAACACGCCGATGGCGCGCGACCTGCGCTCGCCCTTCGGCGGCTACAAGCAATCGGGCATCGGGCGCGACGGGCTTCCCGGCTCGATCGAACTCTTCACCGAGGAAAAGACGACGCTGATCCCGCAGGAACCGCTCGACCTGCCGAAAATGGGCTGCGCCGGGGAGGATTGA
- a CDS encoding methyltransferase domain-containing protein, whose translation MGKHDVMTPDVEEAGFGFAPNHDEAARLGFVGALKKFVNFDVENRLAALFEEELVPAADKPPETRAEAEALVAGHPLYQLWGTLTFHSQNLLWDAVQVTTDRTIEAQVAKYRAIRDSNAAQGSIALSDELLVKAPVATTEIHRQPGGYWRERRADDLEAALNYSGTVELYRIAKGMAAGESPPADSFGRFVAAVARKYAPDLEPKAVLDMGCGTGEQTLAYKREWPDAEVHGIDVARPFIRFAHAYAEDAGVPVHFAEMDAGATHYPDESFDLIVSIIMFHETSKAQARDIMRESWRLLRPGGLVCHLDVPYQPHRVPLIKQVTNHWQVRHNGEPFWSGFAELDMKAEAIAAGFDPDTAFATYESVGPAAYHFFGGRKPA comes from the coding sequence ATGGGCAAGCACGACGTCATGACGCCGGATGTGGAGGAGGCGGGTTTCGGCTTTGCCCCCAATCACGACGAGGCCGCGCGGTTGGGCTTCGTCGGCGCGCTCAAGAAATTCGTCAATTTCGACGTCGAGAACCGGCTCGCTGCGCTGTTCGAGGAGGAACTCGTCCCCGCCGCCGACAAGCCGCCCGAAACCCGCGCCGAGGCCGAGGCGCTGGTCGCCGGCCACCCGCTCTACCAGCTCTGGGGCACGCTCACCTTCCACAGTCAGAACCTGCTGTGGGATGCGGTGCAGGTCACGACCGACCGCACGATCGAGGCGCAGGTAGCGAAATATCGCGCGATCCGCGACAGCAACGCGGCGCAGGGCTCGATCGCCCTTTCCGACGAACTGCTGGTCAAGGCCCCCGTCGCCACCACGGAAATCCACCGCCAGCCCGGCGGCTACTGGCGCGAGAGGCGCGCGGACGATCTCGAGGCGGCGCTCAATTATTCGGGCACGGTCGAGCTTTACCGCATCGCCAAGGGCATGGCCGCCGGGGAAAGCCCGCCCGCCGACAGCTTCGGCCGCTTCGTCGCCGCGGTCGCGCGCAAATACGCGCCCGATCTCGAGCCCAAGGCCGTGCTCGACATGGGCTGCGGCACGGGCGAGCAGACGCTCGCCTACAAGCGCGAATGGCCGGATGCCGAGGTCCACGGGATCGACGTCGCGCGGCCCTTCATCCGCTTCGCCCACGCCTATGCGGAAGATGCAGGCGTCCCGGTCCATTTCGCCGAAATGGATGCGGGCGCGACGCATTACCCGGACGAAAGCTTCGACCTCATCGTGTCGATCATCATGTTCCACGAAACGAGCAAGGCGCAGGCGAGGGACATCATGCGGGAAAGCTGGCGGCTGCTGCGGCCCGGCGGGCTGGTGTGCCATCTCGACGTGCCCTACCAGCCGCACCGCGTCCCGCTCATCAAGCAGGTCACGAACCACTGGCAGGTGCGCCACAATGGCGAACCCTTCTGGAGCGGGTTCGCGGAACTCGATATGAAGGCCGAAGCCATCGCCGCGGGCTTCGATCCCGACACCGCCTTTGCCACCTATGAATCGGTCGGGCCGGCCGCCTACCACTTCTTCGGCGGGCGCAAGCCGGCATGA
- a CDS encoding isocitrate lyase/PEP mutase family protein, which produces MTTTPASPPPALRDALAAGEFFVAPGMHDMIAAKLARRAGFEIGFASGYWLTASAHGLPDVGLATYTQMLERVSTLVRASEGMAIIADADTGYGGLLNVRHTVRGYEEAGVAAIQLEDQEFPKRCGHSEGKKVVPQEEMVARLTVAREALRGETPPLIIARSDAKAPEGLDSMLRRLESYAKAGADLLFPEALGDEEEMRFVAERLPAPAIVNMADGGNTRILPAATLAEMGFAGALFPATTALASAAASIHALRRLKETGTSIHEDVELFSFAEMCSLIGFDEVYELDRQWAGLAG; this is translated from the coding sequence ATGACCACCACCCCCGCCAGCCCGCCACCGGCCCTGCGCGACGCGCTTGCAGCGGGCGAATTCTTCGTCGCGCCCGGAATGCACGACATGATCGCGGCGAAACTGGCGCGGCGCGCAGGCTTCGAGATCGGCTTCGCGAGCGGCTACTGGCTCACCGCCTCGGCCCACGGGCTGCCGGACGTGGGCCTTGCGACCTACACCCAGATGCTCGAGCGGGTGTCGACGCTGGTGCGCGCAAGCGAGGGCATGGCGATCATCGCCGACGCCGACACGGGCTATGGCGGGCTGCTCAACGTGCGGCACACCGTTCGCGGATACGAGGAGGCGGGGGTCGCCGCGATCCAGCTCGAGGACCAGGAATTCCCCAAGCGTTGCGGCCATTCGGAAGGCAAGAAGGTGGTCCCGCAAGAGGAAATGGTCGCGCGCCTCACCGTCGCCCGCGAGGCGCTGAGAGGCGAGACGCCCCCGCTCATCATCGCACGCTCGGACGCGAAGGCGCCCGAGGGACTGGATTCGATGCTGCGGCGGCTCGAGTCCTATGCCAAGGCAGGCGCGGACCTGCTGTTTCCCGAGGCGCTGGGGGACGAGGAGGAAATGCGCTTCGTCGCCGAGCGCCTGCCCGCGCCTGCCATCGTCAACATGGCGGACGGGGGCAACACCCGCATCCTGCCCGCCGCGACGCTTGCCGAAATGGGTTTTGCGGGCGCGCTGTTTCCCGCGACCACCGCGCTCGCCTCGGCGGCGGCAAGCATTCACGCTTTGAGGCGGCTGAAGGAAACGGGCACCAGCATCCACGAGGATGTCGAACTCTTCTCCTTCGCTGAGATGTGCAGCCTGATCGGCTTCGACGAGGTCTATGAACTCGACCGGCAGTGGGCCGGGCTCGCCGGGTAA